Genomic window (Takifugu rubripes chromosome 1, fTakRub1.2, whole genome shotgun sequence):
TTTACAGATAAAAGGGGTCTCTTCGCCTGTCTCTGGGTCTCACCTGAGCGTCCTCCCGCAGGTCTGTCGCCTCTTTCAGGTGGACCCCGGCTGGTTTGAATGCTTCGTCCACCACCTTGATGCCGGTGTGCCTCAGAGAGACGTACTCCCGGCCTCTCTTCCCCACCCTCCTCACCGACAGACCTCGCCGCTGGGCCTTCCCACCTCCGCGCCGGTTGGTGATGGCCACGTGGACAAAGAGGCTGCTGTGGGGCAGCAGGTCTCCGGCTAGCCCGAGCAGCGGAACGCTGCGGTAGCCGGGCTGAAGGCACTCAAACGGCACGGTGTACTGACCAATGAAATCATCCCCGATGTAGTCGTCGTCCAGTACCACGAAGCGCAGCAGAGCCAGCTCTGGCATGTTTACCTGGAAGAGCAGATATCAGGGAATCTGGCCAACATTTGAGATGACGTGCATACACATGCATTAAAACATGCTCGCCTATACCTGTTCTCTAAACCGTGGGTGCACAAAGGCTGAATCTGGGTTAAAATATGCACAGATTACCTTTAAAAGGATCAAGTCCATTTTAGTTTCAAGAATTTTAAACACCGCTTGTCACTAATGAGGTCACCCGAGCACAATATTCATGCTGATTGCACGACACATTAAGGGCAGGGTTCTGGCGATCACCTCAGAGAAAAGATTCTGATGGAAATATTACATTCTAGCTAAGCTAATACGGCTGCAAACGAAAGCCCCAGACATTTTTATTGCACATTATAATCTTCTCTCTTCTGCACATTTGAAAAAAACCCATAAACTTAGATTCTGCTTCTATACTTCAGTCTTAATACACCATGAAATAACTGGACTTTTATACCGAGGATGCTCATAATTTATATTTATAGTGTAAATAGCAGCTTTTTAGAAACCATCCCAAAAAACCACCATCTTCTATTATCTCCATTTGCAACTGGACATTTGTTACATCTTTCACGTCGTGTGTGAAAATCTCGATGGCAACGGTGCCCAAATGCGCTAACGTGAAAAAGGCAAAAGTACACAGAACAAACCCTCAGGAATAAAATGCACTCCTGCCACCAATGTCTGTACACaagtgtttgttcttttttatgcTTAAAAGCATTTCCTATAAGTGAAGGAGGATTCTACCCGCTCTTGGTTCAGATATTGGTTCAAAGTTTAGTCTTCAGGCTCGTCCGATGCAGCGTTCAGCCGCGCTGTCGTCAGTCATGTTTGCCTGAAAACCTGCTCCACCGCCCGTCGCGGCTTGTCTTTCTGTTCAAACACTTTTTAATTCTTCTCATTATTAATCTAATGAGGATTTATATTTTGTAGAAAAGAAGGTGAAAGGTGAACATCAGGTCTACATAAGTCTGAAGGTGGTTAGTCTGCAGGATTTCAGTCTATCCCTCATGAATAACTCAATCCCTTGCTTGAGTTTAAAGCCATCAATAATCAAAAAACCAACTGTCTAATTAAACACTGTTGGAATATGTCTGTTGGGCGTCTGCGAAGTATTAGGAATAAAAAGTTTAGCATTGGACTGTATTTATGTAGTGCTTTACTAATTCAGAGTAAGGATTCATTACAACCATAGATTAATAGTCTTGTTCAGGGACACATTCATGACAGGGGGGGAAGACAGCCGCCCTTTTCTGTAACTGTTGGTTACATTTACAGTTTCTGTCTTTGGAAACTTTAGTTGCTTCAGAGTGTTTTGTTCGACCATCTGTGATGTCAggcactgtctcactgtctttgGCTGAATGGAATCAGAGACTACACATCTACGCAGCTATAAATCTGCACAAACCTGCCAAATCTGATCATTAGTGTAATTTCTTGAATATTGTTGCCTTTGTGTAAACGCTGGTTGTGAAGGAACTGTTGCAGCGATGATCATCCCTCCCGTTagattagtattagtattattttaGTTAGTCAGTCTCTTGTTTTGTCTGGACAAAATTCTGCCATCATGTGCTTAAGTTGTCCTCTGTATTCttcaaggacacacacacacaacgctggacggtgtgtgtgtgtgtgtgttgtgtgaaaAGGACCTTACTTGAAACTCAAACGTCTCATCGAACAGTGGGTCGTCCTGGTTCTGAGCAGCGGTGCGAGTCCTCTGTTCAGCGCAGTCTGCCGGCACGCCGTGCAGCTCCAGAACCACGTAAGGGTCAATAACCTCCCCCTTAGCGGCAGAGCCGATAGGCTTGGGCAGGTTATGGGCGCTGATGACCTGCACAGAAGGAGGCGACGCGGTGGGCTTGTGTTGAGTGATGCGGTGCGAGCGAATGCATGCTGAAAATATAGAATGCGATACCTTAATTCGGAGAGTTTGGGGGGGGACTCCAGGCACACAGCCCTGCGTATGGGCACTGAAATATGAGACCTCGTCCCTCATTACAGCAGGTCGGAGGACATAGCCACACCCACCGTTCTGGGAAAAACGACCTCTATTAATGTCGAGCATAGCGCCAGGGGTCTGCTGGTTCAAGGCCACGAGCTGGAGCCCTCCTTTCCAGTAGCCTTGAGGGTTGGGGTTACTGGAGTCTAGACGCACTGAGCTGGGCCGGACCCTGGTCAGACTGCGCTTGGTGAACATTACCAAGTCTTCGGGGCTCTCGGTGGTCAGACGGCCGGCTTCACCTTCTCCCAGGGAGCACAGCGTCCAGTAAGGGGGCTCGGGAAGCATCGGTGTGCCGGGGGATGAGGGGCTGCTCGGTGGCGAGTGCTGCTGGGCCAGTCTGTGATTAGCTCTCTGAGCATAGAAGCTGCGACTGGCTGTGCGAGCGATGGCCACCAGGTCTGACAGCTCTttgtggaggcggagcttcctGGGCTGAGAAGGTGGGGGCACTACCAAGACCACACCCAGATCCTCCTCACCAGGAATGGTCATCCGCCTTCCTGCCAGAGTCCCTCCTCCACcaatttcctcttcctcctcagacacTTCCCCTTCAGAGCTTTCCTGGTCAGGAGAGAGCTTTTTCCCCACTAACAGAATGCGACCTTTGAGCTGCTCTGGCGTCGGTAGGGTGGTGGCTCGGCCTCCCAGGCTGACAGGAAGAGCCTCTGGGGTATAAAGGCGGGAGCCAAATACCTTCTTCAGGTGCTGGGCCATGGTGCGCTGCTGGGCAGGAGAGCAGCGATGGCATAGGTAGACCAAGAGCGGGTACTGAGAGGTCAGAAAGGCATACTTGTTGATAACTTCCAGAGCAGATCGGATGGTGATGGGCGTGTGTTGCTGgtaatggtgatggtggtggtgatgttggCGGGAGATATCTGGTCCATAGTCCACCCCAAGCAGAGGCTCTCCCTCTGGGCCATCCGTCACTCCCAGCTCCACACACCGGCACCCAGACTGCAGAGCCTTGATCAAGCCTCCGAGGTCAGCCCTGCCGTGGACCTGATCATCCAGCAGATAGGAGCGGTACGAGGTGCTGCAAGTAAAACCGGTGCTATCAGCACAACAAAAACGCTATCCTTTTAGATTGTCATACATATTAATACATTCATTAATACCGCTAAATTTGTGATGTTAGATACGATCTTAGCACATTTTCACAGTGGTGATACAGCAACTGTAGTACGGTAAAGTATTCAGTCCTTGAAGGACAGGATCTTGAGTTGCCATCTCTTCCTTCTCAGCTGCCAAAACacttcttttattcttttatttaagGATATATTTAACTAATGCAATATTCAGTGGAATATTTTGGTGTGAGGAGTTAACTTTTTTGCTGCTTGGTGTTGTAATTGTAGGAGAACTACTGGTTAACCAGTGAGTTTACTTTTAACACAACCAGTGACACCTTCACTCACACCACTTACAGCCAACCACAAGACTCCTTGCTTTAGTTGGCAAGACTTGGGTCGATCGCCGTCAGTCCTGTTCCTGTAAGGCTTAATACGATAAGGACTCAAGAACAACGGGCTGACGTGTTCCCACAGAATGAGCTAATAAGGTGGATGAATATGGACTGTTTGGATCGCTGTAAAACTGAATGTCATGTCACAGAGGGAAAGCTTTTCACCCTGACAAACCAGTGTACTGGATCAGCAAGGACGTGGTCACTGGTTGTTGGACACGCTGACACAGATATTTCTGATAAGACAGGAATAAGATACACACCTGATGTAGTAGTGAGACAGAGGCATGGTCATGTCCTGACaaacctccagctgctctgggTCAAACAGGTGACACTCTGAAGACTGCAGGTAGCGGGTGAGCCCATCCAGACCCAGCAGCCCCTTCTCCCTGCCCTGTGCTGAGGGCTCGTAGCGTCTCAGGAGCTCCCAGCAGCCTTCGGTGGTTACCAGAGACAAACCCTGCTCTGTCTCAAGGAAAAGACGAAGATCCTGAGGGTCCAGGCACTCACGGTCCTTTGACAGTTGCACCAATAAAAAGTAGACATCGGGCCGGGTGCAGAGTTCACAGTAGGCCTCCTGGAACTCCTCACAGGTCACGTGGGAGGTCAGCTTCTCTTTGCTCCTTTGGATCTCCTTAAAGCGCAGACGTACCTGCaaagatattttaaaatatctttttttggCGATAGATTCAAATTTTTTCACAATTCTCTCTAAGGAATGTGTCAAATCCtctaggaaataaaaagaaaattgtcAGACATAAAGAGATTCTATAGTTTTACATTGACGTCCTCATCTTAGGTGGATCTACTGCAGTGTTTAAAGGGCTGGATCTAAGGCTGAAGGTCATCAGTCTGGGACAACTAAAATAAATGATAGCTACCTACAATTTACGTAATCGTATTAGGATACTGTGGAGATAGACCTTCATGAATGGACTTATTCACAACATTTATGACACTGTGACATTCAGGAGCGGGAAGGTCAGCCTGTCTCCAGCAGTGATTGTGTTAGACTTTTTATAGACAGAGACTTAAAAGATTGTCCAAGCCAATTATGTCTTTCAATTTTCATATATCAATTATATAGACCTGGGGGGGGGATATACAGAACATACAATTCTTGTATAATTGTATAAAATATATAGATGAGTTCCAGCAGAAGAGGATAAATCCATCATCATGGGAGTGCTTTAGTGTCCTTGTGTGACAACAACAGATTCATCAAATGAGGTGAAGCAGCAAAAGGAGAAGGTCACAGACAAACGCACGCATCTCCTCGTGGTTACCACGGCAAATCCATCATCTTAAACATCATTCACTACGTGGTCAGAAACGTCAGGTGGGACGCCTCCAATAACAAACAAAACTGAGATTTAACCATTCAAAAGGAATTAAAGGAATCTCGCCTCACCTTGGTTTCTTTGATCCCCGGGCACAGTTTACAGATGGTGACCACGGCCACGTCCTCGGACACAATACCGTAGCCGTCTTCATCCACCTGGGCGAACTCTGCTGACAGCCAATCGCTCCTCATCTTCCCACCCAGGCTGCCTTCGACCACCAGGCCTCCTTCGCCGAACactccaccacccccaccaccgaTGATGGAGGGGTGCGCCAGCAGATAGCGAAGACCAGTCACCCAGATGTTCGCCACGTCTGCTGAGAAGGCCACCAAGTCCAGAGACTGTAAGGAAAGGTGGAACATTATAAATACATGTAAACAAATAGTtattaaatcaaaaataaaaagtagAGATCTGTATTTCTTCAACTCTGACACAGCACCTGGTAGTCATCCCCATGTATGATGGAGAAGGCCGCttcctcagccagctgttcagaGAGAGGACCATTATGGAGGAAGGTCTCGGTGCTCTTCCCAGTGCGAACCTCTCTCATGGTGGACACGTCCAGGCGAGCTCGCTCTCCGTCCTTCTTGGACGGCTCCCATCGTAGGCAGGACAGGTCGGGGTCCAACGTGTAGAATCGACAGTAGACCCTGGAATTGGGGCGAATCTTCTTCAGTTCACACCCACCCTGCATGAACGCCAGGCAGTCCGCTGCACTGCTTACCTGGGGGAGGAAAACATCGAGGACCTCATCAGCACAACCTCGCCACattgtttttaatcagattaCCAACTGATGCATCTACCTTCTTCTCAGAGGGCATGCTGCTGAAGGACACTgtcttcttcctgcctcctccCACCTTCTGCACTGAGGGatcctggaaaaaaacaacgaCAGCTGTTTGAAGGTCATGACGTGGTAAAAAAGGAACTAATGGGACATATACACTGTTCGAATAGTGACAACACGTGAAATATTAGTCGCATTGTCGTGGCTCTCGATAGTTTGCACGCAAAATCAAGTTAAAGTGACATTGTTGAACTATTGGCACAAATAGGTCAATGGCATAAACACAAGAAGAGCTTGGCTCGTGGCATCCATCTTGGAATGTAGTCTGAATATTCTAAGTTTCCCAATAAAGCAGCCTATTGGGAAACTGGAAATGCAGCTGGACCAGGCGTGGTCTCGGGAAATTACTAACTAAAACAAAAGGGAGGCCTACAATGACCAAGATTACTGTAGAAACACGAGCTTACCGCACCTGCCCAAAAATGGAACCAAGACTGCACCGCCTGCTCTTTCCTAACACGCCTTTTTCACACGTTTTCCCGACTTGTGCCAAATGACATTGCCAGTCATTGCTGTCATTGCAGACTCTGCAGGCAGAGTCTCAGGGACAAGAGCCTGGAAGCAAGGCAGAGCTGGTTTGCAGATCAGACTTGTCAAGACTCTAAATCGTTTAAAGTAGCTGAATCACTGTTGCGCTGTATGACTCGCTGTCAGGAGTATGCACAACTGACAGCAGAGAGGACGCCGAACAGGGCAGCGTCCTTCCTGATTAATCTGACTCCAAATCACATTTGGTAATGAAAACATATGACAAGTGAGATGAGGAATGACGAGCAACAGAAATATGATTCCATGGGCTTGTTTCAACAGGGGAGGGACataaaaggggaggaaaaaagaaaaagcaaatatgTTTGTTATGTGCTTTTGGACAGAGGCTCATGATtcacatctgcagcatctgaggTAGTTGAGAGTGAATTGTATAAATGTTTGGCCTTTTGGATTATATCTTGGAATACTTCCCACGCAGTGATGCAGATTACATATTAAAGGCCAGTTTAGCTCTGGAGGTGTTGTTGGTGAGCACTGGAGACTGGTGTGAAGCCTCATTAGACGCCGTTCTGAATCTAAACTTAGCTTTGTGCTCAACACCCTTTGTGGTATGTTGCAGTGTCTGtagcaaaataaataattattattagtacCGTACCCTACATGTAtagacaaaaaagaagaaaagaatgtCTTGGAAAACTGTCATTACCTCCGAGATGAACCAGTCCTGTCCACAAACATTTATTGATTTCCAATTCCAATATTCCCAAAACGTAGGCAGGCAAAGAAAGGCCATGAGGACCGAGTTTCCAAAAAAAGTTGTTTCTTCACATAACTGTcctacaaaatgttttttttttattttttttttaaaagttgatCATAAAGAGGCCGGACAAATGAGCTTAGAGAAAGCAGGTCAGTGGGTATTTATGTGGACGGAGCTGGGCGAGGTCAGTCATGGTCCTTCCTGATGGGACGGCCTGGCATTTGTAACCACGGTATTAATCCagcgtgtgcgcgcacgcatGTTGTGTGTGAGCAAATTCTAATGGTGACTTTGACATTTCTGTGCAGGGGTCACCCGACGTCATCCAGGAAACTATAGCCACATCCGCACAAAGCCTTTAATGCATCACTCTGTTTGGCCTAAAAGAGCATCAATCAGCCATAATCCACAACCCAATTCTACCGCGGCCCTATCTCTACAACTTGTTTTTAAATCTACACAATCTAGCTCAGATGTGATCATTCTCGCCGCCACAGAAGGAGAGACTAAAGAAGGAAAAGCCCACCTTGCGTGTGGTGCATCGGAACCTGGTACCAACAGAGAAAGATCTGAATGGGTTTCTCACCACGAACATGAAAGTTGGGGGGTTCCTCAAATGTCTCAGTCACAGGAGTCAGTGAGGAGTCAGCATTTTATGAAAAGTCTTTTCCAATGCACAAGGTTTTGAGAATCTGAGGAACTAATTGAAAATGTGAATAAGTCACACGAACGGACATCCAGACTGCCATTATATGTAAAGGGTTCTAATACATTCGCAGTAAAAGTTTAGTAGTTTaacaacaaatgcaaacacattcaAACAGGAGAGAATTATTCAGCTTAGATTTTGGTGATAAATGATCAGTTTATTGGAATTCATGTGATATATCCATTCAGACATCCACAtccaataaaacacagaaagacTGTTCTTGATCAGGGTCACACTAGAACATGTTTTAGACTCCACTGTGTAAATTAAGCCAGGGGCCATTTCAGGAGCTTCCCACATTTGGGGGAATCTGTTATTAAAGTTCTAAGTGTCCTTCAGCTTCTGTCAGCTTTCGTAGCTGACCAAGTTTATGCTCCCTTACTGCCAAATCCACCACATCCAGTTCTATGGAGATAGTTCTTTAGATTGGCCAGCAGGCCGGTGGTGATGAGCAGCCGATGGCACCCAGAGCGGACCTCCATCACTTCAGCTGCTCGCCCACAGCGAGACAACACGGAGATTCGTCGACAGTTTTCAGAAGATTATGTGACTGTTATCCGTAAAACCATGACCCAGCATCCGATCTGCCCCATTTAGAACAGACATTTTTTCATCCCTTGAGACCTGTATCAAAATGTCAAAGACGAGACCTGGTGTTCCCACGGCGATGTGAGAAGTCGTTGCTTTAAGATTCTGCACATCCTGGCATACAGttgttatttgtttgtttgttattcAGCCACATGAGCAGGTCTCATGTAGGTGTTTATGCCATGCTACTGATGCGTTCCATCACCCCAACCCATCAATATAGTACAGAAGGCTGGAACATTCCACCCATGTGTGATTGGCTAACTCAGGCCCGGAGCAAGAATGTGAAAATCCATCTGGAACTGTGACTAAACTCACACTCGAACATCCTGTGACTGTGGACACTCAGTCATTGATTATTCGGAGCTGTGCCTGGCTGACGGTCTCTATTGACTAACTGGTTTATGCGAGCTGGAGCCTGCAGTCTACTCGTATCCAGAGACAACCAAACACATCAGATCAGCACCTGGCAGTTGCGTAAATCCAACCCCAATCTGATCCCATGAGCTGGCTAATGATCCCTCAGCACATTGGCAGGAGATTACCACAGCAGATTACTGCTCTGCCACCCACTATTCACATCCACAGTCTTATAGCCACTAGTCTGCAGAAAAGATAGGCCACCaactagcacacacacacacacacacacacacacacctgcaaatgTTTCTGAGTATTATTTACACTCCAACTTCTATGTTTATGTTCAGAGAAGAGAATTCAACTGAACCCATTTAAACTGAGGTTCACTCTCATAGCCACAGCTCAGTGTTTGCATCATGAATATTTGAAAGCAAAAAGACGCAAAACGAAATCAAAAAGCTGCAGAAGAAAGGCCTGCATGAGTAAGTAACCTGGTCACACGCACTTCAGTAACATTTAGATATGTgaaaaaatgatgaagatgagaaaTTACAAGCTGAGGCCAGACTCCCGACAGATACACACTGCTCAAGTCTTCTCTTACATCATACGTTAATTATTGAGGGAGCTTTTAGAATGTACCTTTCACAAGGACGCCATGATGTAGTAGCACAGCTGTTCCATTcaatcatccatctatcccCAGCTAACCAACACTTCCTAATCTGGCTGGATGATGAGCGGGAGCCTATCCCAGAGGTCACTGGACAACAGGTGGAGACCCACCCTgcacaggtcaccagtccatcataAGACATGCTCATCACTTACttatacacactcacactttggacagagagaggagaccAGAGTCACCCCCTACACCACCCAACCATGTGGACGCCCAACACCTCCACTCCCCGAACATGTTACCTACAATACGATGGCTGTTGTCACGTGGTCAACGTCACCGTCGGTAACGTCGGTCACGGTGTCTGCGATGATGTCACTATGCCTGCCAAGCGAGTTCTTTTGGCATGTGAACCATGACCATGGGGCCAATCTATATTTGTCTCtcgcactcactcacacgcacaaacacacatatgcacgTGTTTGTCCTAAATCCTGGTTGAATTTGCAGATTATAGATGTTGCCAAATTAAATATATTCAACTTATATACAGTTATACTGTAGGCCAATACTGTAAGTCACAAAATCACATTTCACTCTGCTGTATGGAAATATTTCATACAATACATTTTTGGTGACCAATCTTGCTTTACAAGATCAATTAGGTTGCTGATAATGATACCCCATCTACTATCAGATCCATCAGTATCCATTTACGGTTGACTTATGTACGTCAGGATGCTTATTTTCATTACACAAGCTTACTAAATTGAATGTGGCTACACAACCCAGTGAGTTGCACTGTGCTGAATGCCTACTTGGTAGGAATGACACAATATAGTGGAATTCTGGAGACTCCCTGAACATCTCAGAAAGTTCTGGAGCTAAAATACCAGTAGAtggaaaggcagaaaacagaaaacgtccctcctctctcttAAATGCCTAAATGGCAGCGCAATTTCAACAATAAACACTGATGGAATCCTTGTGCTGGGTAATCTGTATTGCTAAATGCACACAGAAAACTTCCCCAGCACTGAGGGCAGCGTCTGATCACCGACGAAAGGGGAAAGGCACAAAATGAATAATAGACCGTGACAGGCTGGTTTTAGGTGCTCTGGCTTCCCACCTCCCTCTGCCGTTAGCACTGTCAAGACCACTTGCAAAGTTGTCCTTTCACATGCTGGAGCCCACCGCTGTTCACCGGTGTTGGACTCAGCGTGATTGGGAACGAGCCGATGGGCAGAAAAAGCCCACCTTCACCTAAAAGCAACACTTGTGCTCCATTTTCCTCCACAGGTTAACAGCTACGGTTGAGCATTTCCACTTGTGCACTGCATTATTGGTGGCACTTTATGTTCAGGCTTTCAAGACTTAGTTTTCCTGACTATTATAAGCTTTTCCAGTCTCCCTCGTTCCTGTCTGTCCCTCCACCTGCTTGACTGCCTTTGTGTTCTCCACCTGTGTCtcattttttattctttcctctCGTGTATAATCTATAAACCGTGCTCTCCTTTCCAATCTGTGTCAGATTGTGTTTCTGGGGCAGTCTGTAGGCCTTCCATTACTGCCTGACCTTTACTTCTTTATTTGCATTGAAGCGATCATCCTGTTTTGACCTGCATCCTTTCCTGGTTGTTAATTATATGCACGATTGTACCTGACCCAAACCTTCTGCTCCACTCTCTGGGGCTCTGCCTGTTTGCCCTCGTGCAGTTATGAGAATCTCGGATGAACCTCAACAAGGCCCTCCCCTTTACATTTGCCTCTGTGCATACAAACATTCACATGCACGCCCACCAGAGTCACTCTTCAAATCTGACTACAAAGCATAAGAACAAAAATATTTAGCACATGGAGCCTTATCTCCCAAATGAATCCGTTTATTCTTTTGCAGTGAAATTAAATGTGCAGTAAAGACTCTGACTCTGGCTTGATTTGCTCATAGGAGCAACGAGATTAGAAGCAGTTTCCATGTCTCCCAAGCAACATTTCTCCTATTGATTCCGAGGTATTACCAGGCCAGTGAAGAGGCCCGATACTTCCAGCATGTTCAAAACCTGCCAAAGGTTTTCTTCCCACTCAGGTATGTCTAAAAGGAGAAAACGACCCAACTCCTCGGCCAGGGTCAAAGGCCAATCCTAGCTGGCCTCCTCAGAGCGAATAGGTCGAGTAGCTAGTAAAGTTGGCCTTCCAGTTCAGTCTGCTAAAGCGCCTTATTAGCACAGAAGATGCATGAATAACTTGGTGCATCTCATGCCCTTCCAGGGGAGTGCAGCTCATGGCTGAATTTTCTGACCCCCATCGCTGCACCTTCCTACTAGAATGCAAACTCTCTTGTTTGTGTTAAACATCAACATCTCTCACTCCTGCAGATGTCCCATCCCTCTGGCAGAATCACGCTCATTAAAACCTAATGACACATTAACGTGACCTCAAAAGGGAGGAACAGAACATCTTGATAGTGCGCAGCGAGCTGGACAGAAGTGTTTTTTCCTTACAATAATAGAGAAAATGAGGATCAGGATTAATAAGTACAGTTTAAGGAGACTTAAAATTGTGCTCTTAAAAGGATCTGCTACATTTCTGATAGAGTAATGCCATAAACACAATGTACAATCTGCTTTTTTGACGCGCTTTCAACCACAATATCAACTAATGAATTAATAATAAACTGACTGTATCTATCAGACATCTTTGACCACTCGAAGCAC
Coding sequences:
- the plcl1 gene encoding inactive phospholipase C-like protein 1 codes for the protein MSERDACADGLCSDAAPDYIPPRASRGRRSGVIVPAAGQDTDTFLQESVKAAPRRSSIIKDPSVQKVGGGRKKTVSFSSMPSEKKVSSAADCLAFMQGGCELKKIRPNSRVYCRFYTLDPDLSCLRWEPSKKDGERARLDVSTMREVRTGKSTETFLHNGPLSEQLAEEAAFSIIHGDDYQSLDLVAFSADVANIWVTGLRYLLAHPSIIGGGGGGVFGEGGLVVEGSLGGKMRSDWLSAEFAQVDEDGYGIVSEDVAVVTICKLCPGIKETKVRLRFKEIQRSKEKLTSHVTCEEFQEAYCELCTRPDVYFLLVQLSKDRECLDPQDLRLFLETEQGLSLVTTEGCWELLRRYEPSAQGREKGLLGLDGLTRYLQSSECHLFDPEQLEVCQDMTMPLSHYYISTSYRSYLLDDQVHGRADLGGLIKALQSGCRCVELGVTDGPEGEPLLGVDYGPDISRQHHHHHHHYQQHTPITIRSALEVINKYAFLTSQYPLLVYLCHRCSPAQQRTMAQHLKKVFGSRLYTPEALPVSLGGRATTLPTPEQLKGRILLVGKKLSPDQESSEGEVSEEEEEIGGGGTLAGRRMTIPGEEDLGVVLVVPPPSQPRKLRLHKELSDLVAIARTASRSFYAQRANHRLAQQHSPPSSPSSPGTPMLPEPPYWTLCSLGEGEAGRLTTESPEDLVMFTKRSLTRVRPSSVRLDSSNPNPQGYWKGGLQLVALNQQTPGAMLDINRGRFSQNGGCGYVLRPAVMRDEVSYFSAHTQGCVPGVPPQTLRIKVISAHNLPKPIGSAAKGEVIDPYVVLELHGVPADCAEQRTRTAAQNQDDPLFDETFEFQVNMPELALLRFVVLDDDYIGDDFIGQYTVPFECLQPGYRSVPLLGLAGDLLPHSSLFVHVAITNRRGGGKAQRRGLSVRRVGKRGREYVSLRHTGIKVVDEAFKPAGVHLKEATDLREDAQSTTSSFKEQCGLPTVTKLKQCIQSLATRLQTPEGTVGATMVLREGYPFLELLVNLAEPTRKFVTAYNTMITTQKQLIENADAVQEKIAQVQREGMDFHEDLSRLGDKEGLKGRKLSKAVESFTWNITVLKGQSDLLRGAKMDSLDSLRQLALACEACGLTSSSSSNSSSSSISADHYYSSHPLPGRRSSSHGNGRI